The region CTGTCAGGCCCTGTCGCTGACGCGATCGGCCGTCGGCGCCTGCTGCTGTGGATCACCGCCGGCATCGGGGTCTTCGGCCTGCTGTTCGCCGTGTTCCTCACCCCGCAGGTCGATCCCAAGTTCACGGGCGCTCTCGTTCAGGCGTTCCTGATCTTCGGATTCGTGCTCATGGGCTCGACCTTCGGCCCGATGGGGGCGCTCCTGCCCGAGCTGTTCCCCACCAACGTGCGCTACACGGGCTCAGCGGTGTCGTACAACGTCTCGTCGATCCTCGGAGCCGCCCTCGCTCCGATCGTCGCGACCGCGCTGTGGGCCGCGGCGGGCGGATCGCCGTGGCTCGTCGGCGTCTACCTGACCGGAGCGGCCGTCCTCACCTTCCTCGCCCTGTGGCTGTCGAAGGAGACGAAGGACATCGACTTCGACGCCAACATCGGCGAGAGCACGGCAGCCCTGCGCTGATCGCCGCTGCGCGAACGGAGAGCGGATGCCGCGGGCCTCGGGCCGGCGGCATCCGCTCTTCTCGTGGAGGTTTCGCCCGGGTGCCTCTTGCCGGAGCCTCTCCGCCGCGCGCCTCGGCTGATCGTCTCGGCAGATCTCGTCGACGTTCTCGTCGCCGGTCGCTCAGTCCAGGAACAGCGCACGCAGGCGCTTGGCGGTGAAGACCAGACCGACCGCGATCATCGCCACGTAGTAGAGCACGTGCCAGCCCATCGCGGGCGACAGGATGCCCGTGGTGAGCCCGCGCACGAGCTCGACGCCGTGCCACAGCGGGAACGCCATGATGATGTGCTGGATCCACTCGGGGTAGACCGTGATCGGGTACAGCGTGGCCGAGAACAGGAACATCGGCAGCAGCACGAAGTTGATCCAGTCCATCTGCTGGAAGGTCTTCATGTAGCTGGTGACGGCCATGCCGAGGCTCGCGAAGCCGAAGGCGATCAGCAGCACGGCGGGGATCGCGAGGATCGCCGTCCAGGCGAGGTTGAGCCCGAGCAGCTGCATGATGACCATGAACCCGGTCGCGTAGAGGAGCCCGCGCAGCATCGCGTAGAGGATCTCGCCGAGGGCCACGTCGAGCGGGCCGAGCGAGGTGGCCAGCATGCCCTCGTAGAGCTTGCCGTAGTTGAGCTTGAAGAACACGTTCCACGTCGAGTCGTAGATCGCGCCGTTCATCGCCGACGTCGCCAGCAGCGCCGGGGCGATGAACGCGGCGTACGACACCTGCGCACCTCCCGTGGTCTCGACATCGCCGATCAGCGCGCCGAGCCCGATGCCCATCGAGGCGAGGTAGAAGACGGGCTCGAAGAAGCCCGACAGCACGACGGTCCAGCTCGACGAGCGCGCCGACAGCAGGCCGCGCTGCACGACGGACTGCGGGTTGCCCGCCCACAGGGCGCGCACGCCGCCGGCTCGGACGGCGACCGCCCCTTCCGGTCCGTGAGTCTGTCGAAGGGTCATTCGCCGAGCCTCCGTCCGAAGGTGCGCCGGGCGACGAGGTAGGCGCCGACCGAGAGGAGGAGCAGGTAGCCGACGTGCACGACGATCATGATCGGATCGGCTGGCTTGTCGTACGAGGCGATGCGGCCGAGTTCGGTCGCGTGCCACAGCGGCGACACCCAGCCGATCCACTGCAGCCACAGCGGCAGGGTCGCGAGCGGGTAGAACGTGCCCGAGAAGAGGAACATCGGCATGAAGACGAACCGCTGCACGAGGGCGATCTGGCCCTTGTCTTCGGTGATCGATGCGGCGTAGGCCATGTACGGGATGCCGAACGCGAGTCCGGCGAGCACGCCGACCGGGATCATCAGCCAGCCGGTCGCGGGCAGCGGCACGGCGCCGAAGATCCAGAGGAACCCGTAGTACGCGGCGACGACGAACACGATGCGCGCCGCGGCGCCCGCCACCACGCCTCCGGCGATCTGGCCCGGCGACAGCGCCGACGCGCTGAACCCGAAGAAGTACCGACGCCACTTGAAGCCGGCGATGACCGGGTACGAGAACTCCTCGGACGCGACGGAGATCGCCGCGGTCATGAGCAGCGCCGGGGCGACGAACACGAGGTAGGAGACCTCGACGCCGCCCTCGACGATCGGCGCGTCGATGAGGGCCGCGAGACCGACCGCGAGACCGAGGAGGTAGAGGATCGGCTGCCCGAGGGCACCCACGATGATCGTCCACCCGTAGGCGCGCATCGCGCGCACCATGTGCTCGGTGACGTACCAGGTGCCCCAGAGCCGCGGCTTGCGGCCCCACTCCAGGGCCTCGGCACGCAGCTCGTCGAGCGAGGGCTGCACGCGGGTCGCGGTGGCCGCCGGCTCCGGCGGCTCGCCGACGGCGGGAGTCTCGGCACTCATTCGATCAGCGACCTTCCGGTCAGACGCAGGAACACGTCTTCGAGGCTCGAGCGTCGCACGAGGCTCGTGACGGGGGCGAGCCCGCGGTGCACGACCTCTTCGAGGGCGGCCTCGCCGTTGTGCGCGTAGACGAGAACGCGGTCGGGCAGCACGTCGACGCGATCGCCGATGCCGGCGAGCTGCGGAGCGACCTGCTCGTTGCGGTCGGACCCGAATCGCACCTCGAGCACCTCGCGGCTCGAGTGCTCGCGGATGAGCGACGCCGGTGTTCCCTCGGCCATGATGCGACCCTTGTCGACGACGATGAGGCGGTCGCACAGCTGCTCGGCCTCGTCCATGTAGTGCGTGGTGAGCACGAGGGTCGTGCCGCGCTCCTTCAGCCGGAACAGGCGGTCCCACAGCACGTGGCGGGCCTGCGGGTCGAGCCCGGTCGTCGGCTCGTCGAGCAGCAGGATGCGCGGGTCGTTGATGAGGCCGCGGGCGATCGTGAGGCGACGCTTCATGCCGCCCGAGAGCTGATCGACCTTGTTCTTCGCCTTGTCTTCGAGCTGCGCGAATGCCAGGAGCTCGTCGGCCTTCTGACTGCAGACCTTGCCGGGCAGGCCGAAGTAGCGCCCGTAGATGTAGAGGTTCTCGCGCGCGTTGAGCTCGCCGTCGAGGTTGTCCTGCTGCGGCACCACGCCGAGCCGCGAGCGGATCTCGGGGCCGTGGCGATCGGGATCGAGCCCGAGGATCGACAGGTCGCCCCCGGTGCGGGTCGACACCGCGCCGATCATCTTCATGGTCGTGGACTTGCCGGCGCCGTTCGGGCCGAGCAGGCCGAACGACTCCCCGGGGGCCACCTCGAAGGAGAGTCCGTCGACGGCGAGGAAGTCCGCCTTGCCTTTGACCTTGTAGGCCTTGACGAGGTTGTCGGCTGCGATCACTGGTGAGGGCACCGCACCACTGTAATCGGGGTCGCCGACACGGCGGCATCCGCCTCCCCTATCCTGGCGACGGCGGCCCGGATCCCCGGCCGCAGAATCGGGGGCGCCATGAGCGACGACACACACAGCGGCCGGTCGACGCCGGAGGCAGAGGGCCGCGCAGACAGCGTCGCGCCCGCGCCGCCCTCGACCACGCGGAGGCTGCTGCTGCTCGCGGTGCCCGCTCTGCTCGTAGGCATCGGCAGCGCTCTGAGCCTGGTGCTGCTCGACGTGATCGCCGACGGGCTCGATTCGCTGCTCTGGGACGTGATCCCCGACGCCGGCGGATTCGACTCGTACACCGACTGGTGGGTGATCGCGGTGCTCACCCTGGCGGGCTTGGCCACGGGCCTCATCATCCGCTTCGTTCCCG is a window of Microbacterium terrae DNA encoding:
- a CDS encoding ABC transporter ATP-binding protein — its product is MPSPVIAADNLVKAYKVKGKADFLAVDGLSFEVAPGESFGLLGPNGAGKSTTMKMIGAVSTRTGGDLSILGLDPDRHGPEIRSRLGVVPQQDNLDGELNARENLYIYGRYFGLPGKVCSQKADELLAFAQLEDKAKNKVDQLSGGMKRRLTIARGLINDPRILLLDEPTTGLDPQARHVLWDRLFRLKERGTTLVLTTHYMDEAEQLCDRLIVVDKGRIMAEGTPASLIREHSSREVLEVRFGSDRNEQVAPQLAGIGDRVDVLPDRVLVYAHNGEAALEEVVHRGLAPVTSLVRRSSLEDVFLRLTGRSLIE
- a CDS encoding ABC transporter permease, whose amino-acid sequence is MTLRQTHGPEGAVAVRAGGVRALWAGNPQSVVQRGLLSARSSSWTVVLSGFFEPVFYLASMGIGLGALIGDVETTGGAQVSYAAFIAPALLATSAMNGAIYDSTWNVFFKLNYGKLYEGMLATSLGPLDVALGEILYAMLRGLLYATGFMVIMQLLGLNLAWTAILAIPAVLLIAFGFASLGMAVTSYMKTFQQMDWINFVLLPMFLFSATLYPITVYPEWIQHIIMAFPLWHGVELVRGLTTGILSPAMGWHVLYYVAMIAVGLVFTAKRLRALFLD
- a CDS encoding ABC transporter permease — encoded protein: MSAETPAVGEPPEPAATATRVQPSLDELRAEALEWGRKPRLWGTWYVTEHMVRAMRAYGWTIIVGALGQPILYLLGLAVGLAALIDAPIVEGGVEVSYLVFVAPALLMTAAISVASEEFSYPVIAGFKWRRYFFGFSASALSPGQIAGGVVAGAAARIVFVVAAYYGFLWIFGAVPLPATGWLMIPVGVLAGLAFGIPYMAYAASITEDKGQIALVQRFVFMPMFLFSGTFYPLATLPLWLQWIGWVSPLWHATELGRIASYDKPADPIMIVVHVGYLLLLSVGAYLVARRTFGRRLGE